Proteins from a genomic interval of Nitrospiria bacterium:
- a CDS encoding GGDEF domain-containing protein — protein sequence MMDNNPKKPLFDEDPTLIKRNPNLDDKRFRKNHASLIVLKGAEIGRNFLLRKTRQIIGRSPEADIRLPDHGASREHARINYEGDVQNQKTTYIVTDLGSKNHTFVNSQPVKSAQLRDGDKIQIGETVLKFVVLDDIEAAFHAEVRDLITYDKLTGLLTKESLYLAFERELQRCLRYNLPLAVLMMDLDFFKSVNDQNGHLMGSHVLAEVGRLIRQSIRISNVSGRYGGEEFISYLAETDLEGGRLAAERIRAAIEAHPFTFDNKTIRVTISIGVSNAPGHGRDTKTLVSAADRALYRAKETGRNRVCTA from the coding sequence ATGATGGATAACAATCCAAAGAAACCCCTTTTCGACGAAGATCCAACACTGATCAAACGCAACCCTAACCTGGACGACAAGAGATTTCGCAAAAATCACGCCTCCCTCATCGTTTTGAAGGGTGCAGAGATCGGCCGAAATTTCCTTCTTAGAAAAACCCGCCAAATCATCGGGCGTAGCCCTGAAGCGGACATCCGTCTTCCGGACCATGGGGCCTCCCGGGAACACGCACGAATCAACTACGAAGGGGATGTACAAAACCAAAAAACAACCTACATTGTCACTGATCTCGGAAGCAAGAACCACACCTTTGTAAACTCCCAGCCCGTGAAATCCGCCCAGCTTCGGGATGGAGATAAGATCCAGATCGGGGAAACGGTGTTGAAGTTCGTCGTCTTGGACGACATCGAAGCGGCCTTCCACGCCGAGGTTCGTGATCTGATTACCTATGACAAACTCACGGGTCTGTTAACCAAGGAATCGCTCTATTTGGCTTTTGAGCGAGAACTCCAGCGTTGCCTTCGCTACAATCTGCCATTGGCAGTCTTAATGATGGACCTTGATTTTTTCAAATCGGTCAACGATCAAAACGGACATTTGATGGGTAGTCACGTGTTGGCCGAGGTCGGCCGTCTTATTCGCCAGTCTATTCGAATCTCCAATGTATCGGGTCGGTACGGCGGGGAGGAGTTTATCAGCTATCTGGCCGAAACCGATTTGGAAGGGGGACGGCTGGCTGCTGAGCGCATCCGAGCCGCCATCGAAGCACATCCATTTACATTCGACAATAAAACCATCCGGGTCACCATCAGCATTGGTGTCTCAAATGCCCCGGGTCACGGACGTGACACTAAAACGCTCGTATCCGCCGCCGATCGGGCACTCTATCGCGCAAAGGAGACCGGGAGAAACCGTGTGTGCACCGCCTAA